In Mycobacterium tuberculosis H37Rv, a single window of DNA contains:
- a CDS encoding 3 beta-hydroxysteroid dehydrogenase/delta 5-->4-isomerase codes for MLRRMGDASLTTELGRVLVTGGAGFVGANLVTTLLDRGHWVRSFDRAPSLLPAHPQLEVLQGDITDADVCAAAVDGIDTIFHTAAIIELMGGASVTDEYRQRSFAVNVGGTENLLHAGQRAGVQRFVYTSSNSVVMGGQNIAGGDETLPYTDRFNDLYTETKVVAERFVLAQNGVDGMLTCAIRPSGIWGNGDQTMFRKLFESVLKGHVKVLVGRKSARLDNSYVHNLIHGFILAAAHLVPDGTAPGQAYFINDAEPINMFEFARPVLEACGQRWPKMRISGPAVRWVMTGWQRLHFRFGFPAPLLEPLAVERLYLDNYFSIAKARRDLGYEPLFTTQQALTECLPYYVSLFEQMKNEARAEKTAATVKP; via the coding sequence ATGCTTCGCCGCATGGGTGATGCATCGCTGACAACCGAGCTCGGCCGCGTTCTGGTCACCGGCGGCGCGGGCTTCGTGGGCGCCAACCTGGTGACCACCTTGCTGGACCGCGGGCACTGGGTGCGTTCCTTCGACCGCGCGCCGTCGCTGTTGCCTGCGCATCCGCAACTGGAGGTGCTGCAAGGGGACATCACCGACGCGGACGTCTGCGCCGCGGCCGTGGACGGCATCGACACGATCTTCCACACCGCAGCGATCATCGAGCTGATGGGCGGCGCGTCGGTCACCGACGAGTACCGCCAACGTAGCTTTGCGGTCAACGTCGGCGGCACCGAGAACCTGCTGCACGCCGGCCAGCGGGCCGGGGTGCAGCGGTTCGTCTACACGTCATCCAACAGTGTGGTGATGGGCGGCCAGAACATCGCCGGCGGTGACGAGACGCTGCCCTATACCGACCGGTTCAACGACCTCTACACCGAGACCAAGGTGGTTGCCGAGCGATTCGTGTTGGCCCAGAACGGTGTCGACGGCATGCTGACGTGCGCGATCCGGCCCAGCGGCATCTGGGGAAACGGCGATCAGACGATGTTCCGCAAGCTGTTCGAAAGTGTGCTCAAGGGCCACGTCAAGGTGCTGGTCGGGCGCAAGTCGGCCCGGCTGGATAACTCTTACGTGCACAACCTGATTCACGGTTTCATCTTGGCCGCTGCCCATCTGGTGCCGGACGGCACAGCGCCCGGGCAGGCTTACTTCATCAACGACGCAGAGCCGATCAATATGTTCGAGTTCGCTCGGCCGGTGCTCGAGGCGTGCGGGCAGCGCTGGCCGAAGATGCGGATTTCCGGCCCCGCGGTCCGCTGGGTAATGACGGGGTGGCAGCGGCTGCACTTCCGGTTCGGATTCCCCGCGCCGCTGCTCGAGCCGCTGGCCGTCGAACGACTGTACCTGGACAACTACTTTTCGATCGCTAAGGCACGCCGCGACCTGGGCTATGAGCCGCTGTTCACCACCCAGCAGGCGCTGACCGAATGCCTGCCGTACTACGTGAGTCTGTTTGAGCAGATGAAGAACGAGGCCCGGGCGGAAAAAACGGCCGCCACAGTCAAGCCGTAG
- the xseB gene encoding exodeoxyribonuclease VII small subunit: MVCDPNGDDTGRTHATVPVSQLGYEACRDELMEVVRLLEQGGLDLDASLRLWERGEQLAKRCEEHLAGARQRVSDVLAGDEAQNG; the protein is encoded by the coding sequence ATGGTCTGTGACCCCAACGGCGATGACACGGGCAGAACCCACGCAACTGTGCCTGTCAGTCAGCTTGGCTATGAAGCCTGCCGGGACGAGCTGATGGAAGTCGTGCGGCTTCTGGAGCAGGGCGGATTGGACCTCGATGCGTCGCTGCGACTGTGGGAAAGAGGGGAGCAACTCGCCAAAAGGTGCGAGGAGCACTTAGCTGGTGCACGCCAGCGGGTGTCCGATGTGCTGGCCGGCGACGAGGCCCAAAACGGCTAA
- the xseA gene encoding exodeoxyribonuclease VII large subunit, with the protein MTQNSAENPFPVRAVAIRVAGWIDKLGAVWVEGQLAQITMRPDAKTVFMVLRDPAADMSLTVTCSRDLVLSAPVKLAEGVQVVVCGKPSFYTGRGTFSLRLSEIRAVGIGELLARIDRLRRLLDAEGLFDPRLKRPIPYLPNMIGLITGRASAAERDVTTVASARWPAARFAVRNVAVQGPNAVGQIVEALRELDRDPDVDVIVLARGGGSVEDLLPFSDETLCRAIAACRTPVVSAVGHEPDNPLCDLVVDLRAATPTDAAKKVVPDTAAEQRLIDDLRRRSAQALRNWVSREQRAVAQLRSRPVLADPMTMVSVRAEEVHRARSTLRRNLTLMVAAETERIGHLAARLATLGPAATLARGYAIVQTVAQTGPEGGSEPQVLRSVHDAPEGTKLRVRVADGALAAVSEGQTNGL; encoded by the coding sequence GTGACCCAGAATTCAGCGGAGAATCCGTTCCCGGTTCGCGCGGTGGCAATCCGGGTCGCGGGCTGGATCGACAAGCTGGGCGCGGTCTGGGTGGAGGGGCAATTGGCCCAGATCACAATGCGCCCAGACGCCAAGACGGTGTTCATGGTATTGCGCGATCCTGCGGCCGACATGTCGCTGACCGTGACGTGTTCCCGCGACCTGGTGCTGTCCGCGCCGGTGAAGCTGGCCGAAGGCGTTCAGGTAGTGGTCTGCGGCAAGCCCTCGTTCTACACCGGACGTGGCACATTCTCCTTGCGGCTCAGCGAGATTCGCGCTGTCGGCATCGGCGAGCTGCTGGCACGCATCGACCGGCTGCGCCGGCTGCTGGACGCCGAGGGGCTCTTCGACCCCCGCCTCAAGCGGCCGATCCCGTACCTGCCCAACATGATCGGTCTGATCACCGGCCGTGCGAGTGCCGCCGAACGTGACGTTACGACGGTGGCCTCGGCGCGCTGGCCAGCGGCACGTTTCGCCGTCCGCAACGTCGCCGTGCAGGGCCCCAACGCCGTCGGCCAGATCGTCGAGGCGCTGCGCGAGCTCGATCGAGACCCGGACGTCGACGTGATCGTGCTGGCCCGGGGCGGCGGCTCCGTCGAGGACCTGCTGCCGTTTTCTGACGAGACGTTGTGCCGCGCGATCGCGGCCTGCCGTACGCCCGTGGTCAGCGCCGTCGGTCACGAACCCGACAATCCGCTGTGCGATCTGGTCGTCGACCTGCGCGCCGCCACCCCCACCGACGCCGCCAAGAAAGTGGTTCCCGACACCGCAGCCGAGCAGCGGCTGATCGACGATCTGCGCCGGCGCAGCGCCCAGGCGTTGCGCAACTGGGTTTCCCGCGAGCAACGGGCAGTCGCGCAGTTGCGTAGCCGCCCGGTGCTGGCCGATCCGATGACGATGGTCAGCGTGCGCGCCGAGGAGGTCCACCGAGCCCGCTCGACGCTTCGTCGCAACCTCACCCTGATGGTCGCCGCCGAGACCGAACGCATCGGTCATCTGGCCGCACGCCTGGCCACGCTGGGTCCGGCCGCCACGCTCGCCCGCGGCTATGCCATAGTGCAGACCGTTGCTCAGACGGGACCCGAGGGCGGATCCGAACCACAGGTGCTGCGGTCGGTCCACGACGCACCGGAAGGCACCAAGCTGCGCGTGCGGGTTGCCGACGGAGCCCTAGCGGCGGTCAGTGAAGGACAAACCAATGGTCTGTGA